The Nitrospira sp. genome includes the window GGCGGAGATCGACCTGCGGCGCCTGAGCGCGGACCAGACGATTACCCGATGCCGCGAGTGCGTCGAGAGTGCGTAACGGATTGGGTATCGGGTCGTCTGCCTGGCTACTGGCAGGTGTTGATACCCGGCAACTCCCTCTGCCCGGAGAGACGCTGCCGTGAGCGCCCCAGTCGCTGCGTGAAGTAAGACCTCAAATTACCCCCAGGAATCTCTGCTTTCCGTCCTGCCTGCGAAGATACCTTCTGAAGGCCTCGTCCGATCACAAGCATGACTGATCCTTTGTTCGTTCTTTTCAGGCTTGGCTTTCAATTTCATTCAGAGATAGCTTTTCCAGCAAGGAAGGGAGGTCAAGTCCTGCTGTCTTTCACATTAAGTAAGTCTACGAGACCGGCGAAAATACGGCGACGGCGAAATCGTGTGAAAGCGCGAGGGGCGAGTATTGGAAGCCTCCTATCCTAAGTCTTATCCAAGCTGTGCTGAATTTGTGCCAGGAGAACGATTAACGGAGAGAAGCAAAAGAACGACCAGAAATAATATAACGTAGCTCGCCGACGGTAAGCGATGAAGCCAAAGGCTTTATGGGGAGACCAGACCTTTGATCATCGACTTCAGAAACTAACGAGATGGGGTGAGTGACGGGTTTCGAACCCGCGACCTCCGGATCCACAATCCAGCGCTCTAACCAACTGAGCTACACCCACCATCCGGAAGGAATTGAATCTGCACGCAGCGAGAGGATCTTAGCAAAGAGCAGTGATGCGCCGCAACTCAGCCCTGCCCGGCCTATGGGCGAGCATCGAACGCCGCTTGCATCTCGTTCACGATCTCAGTCACCGTCGCTACCGGATCCGCGGCGTCCCGAATCGGCCGGCCGATGACGAGATAGTCGGCTCCCGCTGCGATCGTCTGGGTGGGCGTCGTCGCCCGCGCATGGTCGTCCACTCCCTTTCCTGCAGGGCGCACCCCGGGCGTGACAATCAGAAACCGGGGCCCGACCTTCTGCCGGATGGCCGCTGGCTCTTCTCCCGACGCGACGACCCCGTCGCAGCCGACTTCTGACGCCAGGAGAGCGCGCGCGGTCACAAGATCCTGCACACTTCGCTGAATCCCCATATCGCGGAGATCGTGGCTGTCGAAATTCGTCAGGACGGTGACCGCCAACAATTTCAAGGCTGACCCTTCACGCCCCTGCACCGCCGCCGCCAGGGCCTTGCGATTCGCATGGATCGTGAGAAAGTCGACGCCCATGGCTGCAACCTTGGCAGTCGCCCGGCGAACGGTTTCTTCGATATCGAGAAACTTCAGGTCGAGAAACACCCGCATTTTTCGATCGAGCACCCGCTTGATCATGTCCGGACCGGCGGCGGTATAGAGCTCTAGTCCGACCTTCACGAAGGAGATATGCCCTTGGAGCCGATCCAGAAGGCGCTCGGCTTCGACGACCGACGGAACGTCGAGAGCGAATATCAACCGGTCACGCGCAATGATCTTTGCCATAGGATTCCTTTTGAAGGGGTCGGCCGATTGTTGACGGCTCACTATCCCTTATGTTACATAGTTTGCTCTTTTTTTGGAGGAATAGACAATGCCTGTAATCCACAAGTCCACCCTTCGCAGTGCCCGTCAGGCCGAACGCCGCCGCGATCGGAACAAAGCCACGTTGAGTGCGGTCAAAACTCTGGTCAAGAAAGTCCAGTCGGCCGTGGCCGACAAGAAGACGGATGACGCTAAGACTGCCTTGCGCGCGGCCACCTCGGCCCTCAGCAAAGCCGTGACCAAGGGCGCCCTGAAGCCCAACACCGCGTCCCGCCGTATCTCCCGCTTGACCCAACACGTCAACGGCCTGTCCGGTTCCCGCTCGTAATCGTTCTGACATTCGAAACCACTCGCGCCGAGCCCCGCCCTGCCGGGGCCGGTGGTCGGTGGGGGGCGGTTGCGTGCGCCTGCGCGACAGACTGACAGAGCCGCAACAGTACCCGCTCCATGGTCATCTTGGGCTGGCCACTACTGCCTCCCTTGAGCTGGCTGTCGGCTTCCCAAAACCATCGCAGCGCATCCCGCACGTGCCCATCTGACAGACGGCCCAGGAACGTCTTGACCTGCATCGGATCCATGCGCAAGGTCCTCGCGGCCTCCCCCTCACGCCCCCCCTCACGAAGCAGCTCCTTCATTTTCCAAATCCGGCGATACTGCCAGGCCAAGGAACCGAGAATGCGCAACGGCGCCTCGCCAGCCTCAAGATTTCTGGCAAGAATCGACAGCACTCGCCCACGTTGGCCCTCCGCAATCGCCAGTGTCAAATCAAACACCGACGCACCAGGTTCAACTCCCCGCAGCTGATAGACATCGGCGGCGGTCGCCAAGCGGTCGGTCGTGATATAGGACGCGAGCTTTTCGAGTTCACGCCGGACGGCGTACAACGATCCGCCGGACGTCTCCTTGAGCACCTCCACGGCCTTCTCGTCCAACCGCAATCCAAGCCGTTGCGCATCCCGATTTATCCACGGCCCTAAGTGCATATCCCGTAACGGTGAACAGTCGACCGTCACGGCGGCGCGGGCGAGCGCCTGGGAAAACTTCAGCCGCCCGTCCAGCTTAGCGCTGACAAAAATCACCGCGGTCGCCTGCACCGGAGCGGCGAGGTACGGCAGCAGCACTTCGGCCTCACGGGCAGAGATTTTTTCAGCGCCTTTCACCAGGACCACCCGGCATTCAGCAAACACCGGCACTTCCAACGCACAGGTCAGGATGTCGGTCCCGGCCGCCTCGTCGCCATAGAACACATCAAAATTAAAATCCCCGCCTTCTCCGAGCAACGCGGCCTTGAGTGTGGCCACGGCCTCATCGCGCAGGAGATCCTCATCCCCCACCACGAGATACACGGGCGCAGGAGGTTGCTGCCGCAAGGCGGCGTGGAGTTGCAATGAACTGAGTGCGGTTCCCATAACGTCCTCGAAAATACTCTACTTGGCGGCTGGCACCGTGGTGGAAGCCTCCCCCGCAGGCTTGTCCCCCCCGCCAGATTCCAGGTGCAGGAGAAACCGTGACGCAAGATCTTCTGCCGCGAACCGGCCGGCCTGCTCCAATGCGCGGGTTTGCAAGACACGGTTAAATTGCAGATCGGGGGTGATATAGAACTCTGATGAGCCCTTGGCGACCTGCGTCCAGACCAGCTTCTTCGTCCGCGTTTCTTCGATTTTCACCACGACCGTCACTTCTGCCCGGCTCTCCAACGTCGTGGCCGATCCCGCCTGATTCCCAGGCGTCGGCGTCAGACTGAAGCTTAAGGTCGGCACGCTGACCGACAAGATCTGTCCGGTCAGAACGAGATCCGCCGCCTCGCTGTCCGGAACGACCTGGGTCCCGCTGCCGGACGAGAATTCCCGCCGCAGATAGTTCGTGTAGCGGGTCTCCAGATTCGGCTCGAAACTCTTATTCTCCAGCGTGCGAATGACCAATCTCGGGGTCGGTTGATCCGAGACCCGTGCAGGCGCTCCGCCGATCGTCGGCCCGGCTCCCTCTACACGGAACTGATAGCCGCAACCGGCCAACAACACCAGCGCGAGACACCCGGGAATTGCGCGAAACATGCGCCCGACAAAACGGCCCCTGCCCCAATCAGATGCAGCCGCATAATGAGTCTGCGCACAGCACAGCTCCGGTATTTCCCGCAGCTTACAATTCACGCTTGTCTCGCCTATCCCGCTCATCGCGCTATCACACCACGAAATTCACGAGTTTCTTCTCGACATAGATCACTTTCTTCGGCTCACCGCCTTGCAGCCACTCCGCCACAATCTCACGTGCGGCGCGCTCCACCACGTCACGCGCGGTATCCGCCGCCACCTCGATCTTGCCGCGAAGCTTGCCGTTCACCTGGACCGGGATGGTGAGCCGGTCACTGACCGTCAACGCCGGGTCAAACTGCGGCCAGGGTTGCTGAGACACGCTCGGCGCATGACCGAGAATAGCCCAGAGCTCCTCCGCCACATGCGGCGCAAAGGGCGAGAGCAGCAAGACGAACGGCTCGAGCAGGGCCCGTGGGCGCTGTTCGGCCTTGGTCATTTCATTGGTGAACACCATCATTTGAGCAATGGCGGTGTTGAAACGGAGTTCGTCGATATCCTCCGAGACCTTCTTGATGGTCTGATGCAACAGCCGTTGTTGCTCAAGACTGGGCGATGCCGACACCACAGACGCAGACAGCCCGCCCTCTTCTGTGACGATCAATCGCCATGCCCGCTCTAAAAAACGGGTCACCCCTTCAACCCCGCGCGTACTCCAGGGCTTCATCGCCTCCAGCGGCCCCATAAACATTTCATAGAGCCGCACCGCATCGGCGCCGAACTGATCCATCATATCGTCGGGATTCACCACGTTCCCGCGCGACTTGGACATCTTCTGATTGTCCTCGCCCAGTACGATACCTTGATGCACCAGCTTCTTAAACGGTTCCGGTGTGCTCACCACCCCGATATCGAACAGTACCTTGTGCCAGAAGCGGGAATAGAGCAGATGCAGCACGGCATGTTCGCTGCCTCCGACGTAGAGATCGACCGGCAGCCAATACCGCTCCATCGCCGGGTCCACCAGCTGCTTCGCGTTCTTTGGATCGGCGAAGCGGAGATAGTACCAGCAGGAACCGGCCCACTGCGGCATCGTATTCGTTTCGCGCCGGGCCGGCTTCCCTGTCGCAGGATCGGTGGTCACCAGCCATTCTTCCAAATTCGCCAGCGGACTTTCTCCACTGCCGGATGGCTTAAAGTTGTGGGTCTCCGGCAAGATCAACGGAAGCTGTTCCTCGGGCAGCGGGTGTGACTCGCCCTCGACCCACACAATCGGGAACGGCTCCCCCCAGTAGCGCTGCCGGGCAAAAAGCCAGTCGCGCAGCTTATAGTTGATCGCCTTCTTTCCCTTGCCCTTCTGCTCGAGCCAGGCCGTGATCGCCGGAATCGCCTCAGCCGGTTTCATCCCATTCAGAGACAAGGACCCGTCCCGCATGACCGAGTTCACGACCGTGCCGCGATCGGTCGCGACGAATGCCGCCTCTTGAACCTGCCCCCCCTGAATCACTTCTCGAATCGGCAACTGATAGGTCTTGGCAAACGTCCAGTCCCGCTCGTCGTGCGCCGGAACCGCCATGATCGCGCCGGTGCCGTAGCTCATGAGGACGTAGTCCGCCAGCCACACCGGCAGCCGCTCGCCGTTCACCGGGTTGATCGCGTAGCCGCCCGTGAACACGCCGGTCTTTTCCTTATCCAGTTCCTGTCGCTGCAGATCGCTCTTTCTGGCGGCCGCATCGCGATAGGCCACGACGGCGGCTTTTTGAGCGACGCTGGTCACGATATCCACCAGCGGGTGCTCGGGCGCCAATACCATGTATGTCGCGCCAAAGAGCGTGTCGGGCCTGGTGGTAAACACCCGGACGGTGCCCCGGGTATCGGCCAGAGCAAAATCCACTTCCGCACCGATCGACCGGCCGATCCAATTCTTTTGCATCTCCAGCGTACTGGCAGGCCACTCCACCAGCTTCAAGTCTTCGAGCAGCCGGTCGGCATAGGCGGTAATCTTTAACACCCACTGGCGCATGGGCTTGCGAATGACATCGAACCCGCCGACCTCGCTCTTGCCGTCGACGATTTCTTCGTTCGCCAGCACCGTCCCGAGCGCCGGGCACCAATTGACCGGAACCTCGGCGACATACGCCAGCCCGCGTTTATAGAGTTGGAGAAAGATCCACTGCGTCCAGCGATAGTAATCGGGATCGGTGGTGCTGAGTTCCCGCTCCCAATCGTAGGACAATCCCACCCGCTTCATCTGCCGTTTGAATGTCGCGATGTTTTGCGCCGTGGTTTGGGCGGGATGCACACCGGTCTTGACCGCATATTGCTCGGCCGGCAGGCCGAACGCATCCCAGCCCATCGGATGGAGGACATTGAAGCCCCGCATGCGCTTGGTCCGGGAGACAATATCCGTGGCGGTATAACCTTCCAGATGCCCGACATGGAGCCCGGACCCGGACGGATAGGGGAACATATCGAGGCAATAAAACTTCGGCTTAGCGGTATCCTGCAAGGCGCGGAAGGGGCGATGTTCTTCCCAATAGGCCTGCCACTTCACTTCCAGCGCGTGATGATCGTACCCTTTTGCCATGACTCTCCGGGGGATTAAAAAATCGTGGAACTCTAACACAGACCAGCAGAGGCAACAACAATGAGGAGGGGAGCGTGGAGCGGGTGGGGGCCGGCCGGACCCGATTGGCCGGCCCCCGAAGAAACGCTAGAAGTGATACGCAACACCGAACACAAAATGATGGAGTGTCGCAATCGCATTGATGCCGAAATGGTTGACGTCGGCCTGGCCGGGAAGGTTCAGACGTGCGTAGTTGAATTTCCATTCTCCGAACATTGAGACATGGTCGGTCAATCGATAACGCAGTCCAACCTGTGTATTGAGACCGATCCCTGTGTAGGACTGAGAATAGGCCGTTCCGCTCGCCGCCGACGTCAGCTGTTTCTGATGCAGCATAAATAGACCAGGCCCCACACCGACATAAGGCTCGAAGGCCCCGGCTTGGTAGCGCGCCAACAGAACAGGCGACACCACAATAAATCGGTTCGTCGCGCCTCCCTCCTCCAGGGTGACATTGCCGCTTCCTGGGACCCCAAGGGTCAATCGTTGCTGAGGGCGATGAGGTGTCGTGACAAACCCTTCGAGTTCCACGCCGAGCCACGGGACTGACCCGAAATAGTGCCCTACTTTCATGCCATACATGATTGAGTTGTTTAAACCGACATTGGAGATCGACGTCCCGGTCGGGAAGCCGGAATACGTGGGGTCATTCACCCGGCCGCGAGTGGTATCCTGGGCCAGAGTAAAGCCGACCTGCCCGGCAATATAGGTCTCTGCATGACCGGCGGATGCGGACAGAATCATCAACACACATGTTCCGATCATGAACCAACGGGACACGTCTGCTCCCTTCCCCTGATGATGCGTGTTCATATCCTTACCCCCACGCTATTTCGCTAAATCCCCGATGTGACAACCGCTCTGTCCGGTTGCGTTGATAGAGTAAGGATACGGTATGCTTGGCGATGTGACTATCGTACAGAGGGGGGACCAGGCTCCCACAAAAGAGCTACCCGGAGAGACTGTTCCATGGGACTCTACGCGAAACACATCTTCCCCCGCCTCATGGATCGAGTCATGAGGGGAAAAGAATTCCAGCGATTACGGAAGGATTTGCTCAAAAGCGCCGAAGGCGAAGTCCTTGAAATCGGGCTAGGCACCGGGCTTAATCTGGCGTATTACCCGCCACGCGTCTTACGCCTCCATGCCGTCGATCCGGCCCCGCTGCTCCCGGATCGCGTAGCGAAACGACGTGCGGCCGTGCACTTTCCTGTTGAAATCACACACCTTAGTGCGGAACGGCTCCCCTATGACAACCACTCCTTCGATTGCGCGGTCAGCACCTGGACCCTCTGCACCATCCCTGACCCAGTACGGGCCTTACAAGAAGTACGGCGCGTGCTGAAGCCAACGGGACGATTCCTGTTTCTCGAGCATGGCCGGAGCGACGAGACCACCATCGCGACGTGGCAGGATCGACTGAACCCGATTCAGAACGTGATCGGCTGTGGCTGCAACCTGAACCGGCGGATCGATCGGCTCATCAGCGAGGCGGGGCTACACATCGTGCAACTCGATCGCTTCGTGATGGAGGGAGTGCCACGGATCGGGGGAGAACTGTACCGCGGAGTCGCCACGCCAAACCGGATAAACGTCAGCGCCCTGTCGGAAACGGATGGCCGTTGAGCAGCGCCGTCATCTGCTCAATTGAGGTGAACGTGCTCGACGCCTCGGCAGGGAGTTGAGAGCTGGACTTAGCGCTGTGGATAATCTGAGTCAGGCCGAACCGTTGCGCCGCATGAAGGCAGGCCTCATCATCGTCCACAAACAACGCGCGCGCCGGATCGAACCCGACCAGCCGCTGGCAGGTCGGCCAATATTCCTGGCGCATCTTAAGATAGCCCACCTCAAACGCGTCGACGATCCGATCCACATAGCGATCCAGGCCGGTCTTGGCTGTCTTGACCTTGACGCCTGAGGCATGCGCGTTGGTGAGGATCGTGATCCGCTTTCCACGACGACGAACCTCCGTGAGGAAGGACTCCGCGCCGGGAAGAAACCCGATCATATAGTCCAGTTCCCTGTGCATCGCGACCACATCGATCCCCACCCGTTCGGTCCAATAATGGAGATCGGTCCAGGCCAATTCCCCTTCCACCGATCGATACATCGCCATCAAGCGATCGCGCGACTCTTCGAACGGGAGGCCCTGCAGGGCCGCGTAGCGGCGAGGCAACTCCTCTTCGAAAAAGAAGTTGTCGAAATGCCTGTCCAGCAACGTGCCGTCCATATCGAGCAGGACGTCGTCGATTTCAGCCCAATTGATGCCTAATTGCCTCATGACACCGGAAGTGTACCTGACGCCGGTTGTGTTTGCCAAAATTCCTGTGATACGGTCGCAGATCTATGAAAAAGATGCGCGATTCTCCGACGAAGACCAAAACCCTGCCGTTCAGCTCCGCTGCCCCGATGCCGCTGGTCGCCATCATCGGCCGGCCAAACGTGGGAAAGTCGACATTGTTCAACAAGATCCTCGGCGTCAAGACCGCCATCGTGGATGACGTCCCCGGTGTTACCCGCGACCGCAACTACGCGGACGCGACCTATCGCGACCGAAAGTTCCGGCTGGTCGATACCGGCGGACTCGATCTCTCCTCCTCCGACGGCATGTTGACCTTGATTCGCCGGCAATCCGAACTGGCCATCGCCGAAGCCGACATTCTCATGTTCATCCTGGATGGCCGGGCGGGGTTGACGCCTCCGGACCACGAAGTCGTGAAGCTCCTGCGTGGCGTGACCAAGCCCATCTTTTACGTGATCAACAAGATTGATACGCCGAAAGCCGAGCCGCTCATTGCCGATTTTTATCAGTTGGGAAAGGCCGAGTTCCACGCAGTCTCCGCCGAACACGGCATCGGAGTGTCCGAATTACTGGACGAACTCTACCCGCTGCTCCCCCCGCCGGATGAGAGCACTGAAGTCACGCAACTCCCGCGGATCGCCCTTGTCGGCCGCCCGAATGTGGGCAAGTCGACATTGACCAACGCCGTCCTGGGTGAGGAACGTGTCGTCGTCAGCGATATGCCCGGCACCACACGCGACCCGATCGATTCGCTCGTCGTACACGACGACCAGCGCTATATTTTTACGGATACGGCCGGGATCCGCCGGCGCGGCCGCATCGAACCGGGGCTCGAAGGATATAGCGTCATGCGCTCGTTGAGAGCCATCGGCCGCTCCGATGTCGCCGTCCTGCTGCTCGACGCGGTGGAAGGCGTGACGGAACAGGACACGAAAATCGCCGGAGCAGTGCTCAAGCAAGGACGCGCCTGCATGCTGCTCGTGAACAAGTGGGACCTCCGCGCCAATGATGCCGAAGCCCGCCAGGAATATGAGCGTGAACTCCATCGGCGCTTCCCATTCCTGACCTGGGCTCCGGTCTTATTCGGGTCCGCCGCTCAGCCCGATTCCCTGCATCAGCTGTTCCCCAATATCAACAGCGTGTATGCGTCGTTCAATAAGCGTGTGCCGACCGGGGCGCTCAACCAATGGCTCCAAAAAATCCTGGAGTCTCATCCGCTCCCGGTTCGGAAGGGCAAACCGACGAAAACGTCGAAGGCCGCCTTCATCACCCAAGTGGCGACGAAGCCGCCCTCCTTTGCCTTGTTTTGCGGGCATCCACAAGACGTGGGCCCGGCCTATATAGGATTTCTGGAACACCAACTCCGCGATGCCTACGGGTTTTCCGGCACACCGATTCGTATTCTCGTCCGTAAGAAATAACCGCCGCCGGCTCGAACTTCATCCAGGCGATCTCCCTCGTCATAGATGAGGCGAAGGGGATTCACTTGACTCGATTCCAGCCTCATGTTATTCGCAGACTAACTGGATAGAGACTTGAACGGATCATTGTCTGAACCAAATTACCCTACGATCATGACGCCACTATCGACCATCGTTCGCCTCATGCTCTTCTGCGCTTCCCTGAGCGGACTCTGGTTGCAAGGATTCCCCACGTCGAGTCTCGCCCAAACGCCCCCGGCCACCCAGCCAGATCCGTCCGCCGCGACCGATCACGATGAGGCCAGCCCGTCCATCGCACTCAAGGGTTCGGTTTGGAGAGCGAAGCCGGGCATCGTGTTCCTGAAGACGCCCGTGGGGCTGCTGACGCTCAGTTCGACATCGACATTGAAGGACATGCGCGCCTCGCAGAGCGTCTCCTTCTGGATTCACGGGTCCAGTATGGCCGTTGAGATCCGCAAGCGAGCCGACGATTCTCTCGTCCATCGCTATCTAACCGGTCCCACCACGAGGAGCGCAGAGGAGCAGAAATCGTTGGTACTCTGGACCCCGGATGGTGAGAAGCCCTTCCACGCCGGGACACATGAGACGGCACTGTCCACCCTACATGACGGTGATCCTGTGACGGTGGAAGTCGATGACACCGGCACCATCATCGGCGTGCATGACCTCCAATTCGATTTGCAGATCGGCCAAGTGCCCCCCAGCGGATCGGACGCGCATGTACTCTTGAGCGGGACGGTGTCCAAACTGAAATCGAACTTCATCTTTTTCAAAACGCCGGTCGGCGTCATCAACGTCAATGCCAAAATCGGGATCAAAAACGCCAAGGTCGGCCAGACCATGACCCTCCATGTTCATCACCACTCGATCGTGGCCGACTTGACCCCGGCCCATGGGACCGCCCCGATACGCCGGTTCATCACCGGCCCGCTCGAATTCTCCACCCCGGAACGCACCGGGGTGAGATTCTGGACCCCGGCCGGCGAACAGACGCTCCCGACCGATCGCGGGAAATCCGCGCTCGCCGGAGCCAAAGAAGGCAGTCCGATCACCGTTGAGCTCAATGGCGACGGGACGGTTGTCGACTTTCATCACTTCAATTAGACTCCACGCTCCCTCTCGTCCTTGACAGTGTTTTCGATCTCTCCGTAGACTCTCCGGCACGAGCATGAAAAATCCAGCGCCCGCCAAGAAACCCGCACCGGCCTCACGCAATGAGGCGCGTACCGCGGCGAGCTTTGATACGTTGTATCGAGACCATGTCGATCAGATGTACCGCTTCGCGACCAGACTCTGCGGGGAACCCGAAGCGGCGAAGGATCTGGTCCAGGAAACGTTTCTCAATGCCTATCGAGGCTATCAGACATTCCGCGGAGACGCGCAGGTCTCGACCTGGCTCTATGCCATTGCGGCGCGGGCCTGCTCACGCATGCGGCGCAAACGGAAAGGCGCGCCTGACCGGGAGCTGTCGCTGGAAGAATTTATCCCGACCTCGGAGGGGGAGTTTCGCCTGCAGATTCCGGTGGACGGACTCAGCCCGGAAGAGGCGCTGCAAAATAAAGAACTTCGCCAGGCGCTCGATCGGGCGATTGCCAAGCTGCCCAAACACTATCGCATGGTCCTGGTCCTGCGGGACATGGAAGGGTTGAGCGCCAAAGAAGTGGGCAGCATCGTCGCGCTCAATGAGCGCGCCGTGAAATCCCGGCTGCATCGGGCCCGCTTGTTTGTCCGGCGCGAGCTCAGCGCTCAGGGAATTGCCACTTCCGAACCATCGCACAACGGCCACCCGTTCAAGCAAGGAGGACGCTAGCCATGGCCAAGCGGACGACGACCCGATCCGTGCAGCGAAAGCCCGCCCGTCCCCATCGTCATGGGAAAGGACGTTGCGTGGCCATCTTAAAAAAACTGTCCGCCTACATCGACGATGAATTGCCCGGCACGCTGTGCGAGGAGTTGCGCAAGCACCTCGGCGCCTGCCCCAACTGCGAAGAGTTCGTCGCCTCGCTCCGACAAACTGTCGCCCTCTGTCAACACCAACCGGCACCGGTCCTCTCGCACACCGAACGAGCCCGCATGCGAAACGACATTCTCCGAGCCGCGCGCCCGCGCTAACGACATCACACATTTCAGGATTCCCGCCCTGGGCAGCTCGGATGCCGCCGGATCATCATCGGCGGCCCTCACCGCTGAATATCGCCAAATCCGCTCCCCTGGCCTCTTTCAGATTCGTCCGACGCCATGCTACAGTGTCGTTCTTTAGCCTTTATTATGTGCGTCCAGGAAATAGGTGATGATGATGCTTTGTCGTATCCACAACAACCTTCGTACGCCCATCCTGCTTACTCTGATGACCGCCCTCCTGGCAGGGTGGTCCGGAATGGAGGCCGCCTTCGCGGCAACCTCGCACAAGTCCAAACCGGCCGACCATGCCACTAGCCCGGCTGCCGATGCCGCGCGGCGTTATACCGAAGCCCTCGCCAAGGGAGACCGCGTCACGGTCGGACAGCTGGACTTT containing:
- the pyrF gene encoding orotidine-5'-phosphate decarboxylase; translated protein: MAKIIARDRLIFALDVPSVVEAERLLDRLQGHISFVKVGLELYTAAGPDMIKRVLDRKMRVFLDLKFLDIEETVRRATAKVAAMGVDFLTIHANRKALAAAVQGREGSALKLLAVTVLTNFDSHDLRDMGIQRSVQDLVTARALLASEVGCDGVVASGEEPAAIRQKVGPRFLIVTPGVRPAGKGVDDHARATTPTQTIAAGADYLVIGRPIRDAADPVATVTEIVNEMQAAFDARP
- the rpsT gene encoding 30S ribosomal protein S20, whose product is MPVIHKSTLRSARQAERRRDRNKATLSAVKTLVKKVQSAVADKKTDDAKTALRAATSALSKAVTKGALKPNTASRRISRLTQHVNGLSGSRS
- the holA gene encoding DNA polymerase III subunit delta, encoding MGTALSSLQLHAALRQQPPAPVYLVVGDEDLLRDEAVATLKAALLGEGGDFNFDVFYGDEAAGTDILTCALEVPVFAECRVVLVKGAEKISAREAEVLLPYLAAPVQATAVIFVSAKLDGRLKFSQALARAAVTVDCSPLRDMHLGPWINRDAQRLGLRLDEKAVEVLKETSGGSLYAVRRELEKLASYITTDRLATAADVYQLRGVEPGASVFDLTLAIAEGQRGRVLSILARNLEAGEAPLRILGSLAWQYRRIWKMKELLREGGREGEAARTLRMDPMQVKTFLGRLSDGHVRDALRWFWEADSQLKGGSSGQPKMTMERVLLRLCQSVAQAHATAPHRPPAPAGRGSARVVSNVRTITSGNRTGR
- a CDS encoding LptE family protein: MNCKLREIPELCCAQTHYAAASDWGRGRFVGRMFRAIPGCLALVLLAGCGYQFRVEGAGPTIGGAPARVSDQPTPRLVIRTLENKSFEPNLETRYTNYLRREFSSGSGTQVVPDSEAADLVLTGQILSVSVPTLSFSLTPTPGNQAGSATTLESRAEVTVVVKIEETRTKKLVWTQVAKGSSEFYITPDLQFNRVLQTRALEQAGRFAAEDLASRFLLHLESGGGDKPAGEASTTVPAAK
- the leuS gene encoding leucine--tRNA ligase — encoded protein: MAKGYDHHALEVKWQAYWEEHRPFRALQDTAKPKFYCLDMFPYPSGSGLHVGHLEGYTATDIVSRTKRMRGFNVLHPMGWDAFGLPAEQYAVKTGVHPAQTTAQNIATFKRQMKRVGLSYDWERELSTTDPDYYRWTQWIFLQLYKRGLAYVAEVPVNWCPALGTVLANEEIVDGKSEVGGFDVIRKPMRQWVLKITAYADRLLEDLKLVEWPASTLEMQKNWIGRSIGAEVDFALADTRGTVRVFTTRPDTLFGATYMVLAPEHPLVDIVTSVAQKAAVVAYRDAAARKSDLQRQELDKEKTGVFTGGYAINPVNGERLPVWLADYVLMSYGTGAIMAVPAHDERDWTFAKTYQLPIREVIQGGQVQEAAFVATDRGTVVNSVMRDGSLSLNGMKPAEAIPAITAWLEQKGKGKKAINYKLRDWLFARQRYWGEPFPIVWVEGESHPLPEEQLPLILPETHNFKPSGSGESPLANLEEWLVTTDPATGKPARRETNTMPQWAGSCWYYLRFADPKNAKQLVDPAMERYWLPVDLYVGGSEHAVLHLLYSRFWHKVLFDIGVVSTPEPFKKLVHQGIVLGEDNQKMSKSRGNVVNPDDMMDQFGADAVRLYEMFMGPLEAMKPWSTRGVEGVTRFLERAWRLIVTEEGGLSASVVSASPSLEQQRLLHQTIKKVSEDIDELRFNTAIAQMMVFTNEMTKAEQRPRALLEPFVLLLSPFAPHVAEELWAILGHAPSVSQQPWPQFDPALTVSDRLTIPVQVNGKLRGKIEVAADTARDVVERAAREIVAEWLQGGEPKKVIYVEKKLVNFVV
- a CDS encoding OmpW family outer membrane protein, producing MNTHHQGKGADVSRWFMIGTCVLMILSASAGHAETYIAGQVGFTLAQDTTRGRVNDPTYSGFPTGTSISNVGLNNSIMYGMKVGHYFGSVPWLGVELEGFVTTPHRPQQRLTLGVPGSGNVTLEEGGATNRFIVVSPVLLARYQAGAFEPYVGVGPGLFMLHQKQLTSAASGTAYSQSYTGIGLNTQVGLRYRLTDHVSMFGEWKFNYARLNLPGQADVNHFGINAIATLHHFVFGVAYHF
- a CDS encoding class I SAM-dependent methyltransferase, with protein sequence MGLYAKHIFPRLMDRVMRGKEFQRLRKDLLKSAEGEVLEIGLGTGLNLAYYPPRVLRLHAVDPAPLLPDRVAKRRAAVHFPVEITHLSAERLPYDNHSFDCAVSTWTLCTIPDPVRALQEVRRVLKPTGRFLFLEHGRSDETTIATWQDRLNPIQNVIGCGCNLNRRIDRLISEAGLHIVQLDRFVMEGVPRIGGELYRGVATPNRINVSALSETDGR
- a CDS encoding HAD-IA family hydrolase, whose amino-acid sequence is MRQLGINWAEIDDVLLDMDGTLLDRHFDNFFFEEELPRRYAALQGLPFEESRDRLMAMYRSVEGELAWTDLHYWTERVGIDVVAMHRELDYMIGFLPGAESFLTEVRRRGKRITILTNAHASGVKVKTAKTGLDRYVDRIVDAFEVGYLKMRQEYWPTCQRLVGFDPARALFVDDDEACLHAAQRFGLTQIIHSAKSSSQLPAEASSTFTSIEQMTALLNGHPFPTGR
- the der gene encoding ribosome biogenesis GTPase Der — protein: MKKMRDSPTKTKTLPFSSAAPMPLVAIIGRPNVGKSTLFNKILGVKTAIVDDVPGVTRDRNYADATYRDRKFRLVDTGGLDLSSSDGMLTLIRRQSELAIAEADILMFILDGRAGLTPPDHEVVKLLRGVTKPIFYVINKIDTPKAEPLIADFYQLGKAEFHAVSAEHGIGVSELLDELYPLLPPPDESTEVTQLPRIALVGRPNVGKSTLTNAVLGEERVVVSDMPGTTRDPIDSLVVHDDQRYIFTDTAGIRRRGRIEPGLEGYSVMRSLRAIGRSDVAVLLLDAVEGVTEQDTKIAGAVLKQGRACMLLVNKWDLRANDAEARQEYERELHRRFPFLTWAPVLFGSAAQPDSLHQLFPNINSVYASFNKRVPTGALNQWLQKILESHPLPVRKGKPTKTSKAAFITQVATKPPSFALFCGHPQDVGPAYIGFLEHQLRDAYGFSGTPIRILVRKK